In Maledivibacter sp., the following are encoded in one genomic region:
- a CDS encoding sodium:alanine symporter family protein yields the protein MDTLNAIISSINGFAWGGFMILFLVGTGVILTLGTRVVQFRRLGYAFKLLFSKQHAGDGDITPFQALMTSLAATIGTGNIAGVATAIAAGGPGAVFWMWVTAAFGGATKYSEALLAIKYRTTNERGEKSGGPMYYIKLGMRDRFGGNFAWLGWLFAFFGFFASFGIGNMVQANSVAESLQTTFGIDPKISGIFIAIAVALVILGGIKSIANVTDKIVPAMAVIYIIGALIVLFNKSAMIPAAFSMIFSNAFTAKAVGGGLIGTVIRFGVARGVFSNEAGLGSAPIAHAASKNNDPVKQGIIGSLGSFLDTLVVCTMTALVILVSGLIEIGTDKVMMITTTTGNLVKVTEIPSAGTEAYATFVSQFGKPLTGAALTTTAFSKSLVGFGSFIVSFGLVFFAFSTILGWYYYGSKCLEYIAGVKIIVLYKIAWISLCWIGAFIPLRFVWNISDTFNGLMAIPNLIALLTLSPLIFKMTSDYERREKRR from the coding sequence ATGGATACTTTGAATGCAATTATAAGTAGTATAAACGGTTTTGCTTGGGGCGGCTTTATGATTCTATTCCTAGTTGGAACAGGTGTTATTCTTACACTAGGCACAAGAGTTGTTCAATTTAGAAGATTAGGATATGCTTTTAAGCTACTTTTTTCAAAGCAACATGCCGGTGACGGAGATATTACTCCATTTCAAGCATTGATGACATCTCTAGCTGCTACCATAGGTACAGGGAATATCGCTGGTGTGGCAACAGCAATAGCTGCTGGAGGTCCCGGTGCAGTGTTTTGGATGTGGGTTACTGCAGCCTTTGGTGGAGCAACAAAATATAGTGAAGCATTACTAGCAATAAAATACAGGACAACTAATGAGAGGGGAGAAAAATCCGGTGGTCCAATGTATTACATCAAACTTGGAATGAGAGATAGGTTTGGTGGTAATTTTGCTTGGCTTGGTTGGCTATTCGCATTTTTTGGTTTTTTTGCATCCTTTGGTATTGGTAATATGGTTCAGGCTAACTCAGTTGCAGAATCATTACAAACTACATTTGGAATCGACCCAAAAATTTCAGGAATTTTTATTGCCATTGCAGTAGCCTTAGTAATTCTCGGCGGCATAAAAAGTATAGCTAATGTTACGGATAAAATAGTTCCAGCTATGGCTGTAATTTATATTATAGGTGCTTTGATAGTATTATTTAATAAATCAGCCATGATACCGGCCGCTTTTTCTATGATTTTTTCAAATGCTTTTACTGCTAAGGCAGTTGGTGGAGGATTGATTGGAACAGTCATACGCTTTGGTGTTGCTCGTGGTGTATTTTCAAACGAAGCGGGCCTTGGTAGTGCCCCCATAGCACATGCTGCTTCAAAAAATAATGATCCTGTTAAACAAGGTATAATAGGTTCTTTGGGATCTTTCTTAGATACCTTGGTTGTCTGTACTATGACGGCTTTAGTTATTCTAGTGTCCGGTCTAATTGAAATCGGCACAGATAAAGTGATGATGATTACAACCACTACCGGTAATTTAGTTAAAGTCACAGAAATCCCATCTGCTGGTACAGAAGCTTATGCTACATTTGTCAGTCAGTTTGGTAAGCCCCTTACAGGAGCTGCATTAACAACTACGGCTTTCAGCAAATCCCTAGTGGGATTTGGATCATTTATAGTATCCTTTGGCTTAGTGTTCTTTGCATTTTCTACAATACTTGGTTGGTACTACTACGGCTCTAAGTGTCTTGAGTATATCGCTGGTGTAAAAATCATTGTACTATACAAAATAGCATGGATATCACTATGTTGGATTGGTGCCTTTATACCTTTGAGATTTGTTTGGAATATTTCTGACACATTTAACGGTTTAATGGCTATACCAAACCTAATTGCATTGCTGACCCTGAGTCCCTTAATCTTTAAAATGACTTCTGATTATGAAAGAAGAGAAAAACGAAGATAA
- the selA gene encoding L-seryl-tRNA(Sec) selenium transferase, translated as MNKKDLLVNLPKVDEVLNNEKIKEIGMSFPRITIVDAIRNRIDGLRKSILNLEKDSLEGFEISIANIVKDIVFDVVNANKMSLRRVINATGVVLHTNLGRALISDKILKDLSEVASNYSTLEFDISTGKRGSRYSHIEEIICKLTGAEGALVVNNNAAAVLLVLNSIAKGKEVIVSRGQLVEIGGSFRVPEVMEQGGAILKEVGTTNKTHISDYQNNIDEETAALLKVHTSNYKILGFTKEVDVEEMASVGKKYNIPVIEDIGSGTLVDLSKYGLAYEPTVLESLSKGADIVTFSGDKLLGGPQAGIIVGKKKYIEKMKKNQLTRALRVDKMTLTALEATFRLYLDEDMALKHIPTLRMLTMDINEIKEKAEALYRKIVEYTDEISAEIKEGYSQVGGGAMPLEDLPTYLISLETKILSSKRLEEFLRGNDLPIICRINDDRVLLDVRTIKEEEFEVIAKALKNFENRRQK; from the coding sequence ATGAATAAAAAAGATTTGCTTGTAAATCTACCAAAGGTAGATGAAGTACTAAATAATGAAAAGATAAAAGAAATAGGAATGAGCTTTCCTAGAATAACAATAGTTGATGCAATTAGAAATAGAATTGATGGACTTAGAAAATCCATATTGAATTTAGAAAAAGATAGCTTAGAAGGATTTGAAATAAGCATAGCTAATATAGTTAAAGATATTGTATTTGATGTTGTAAATGCAAACAAAATGAGTCTAAGAAGAGTTATAAATGCCACGGGAGTTGTTTTGCATACCAATTTAGGTAGAGCATTGATTAGTGATAAAATACTTAAGGATTTAAGTGAGGTTGCGAGTAATTACTCAACATTGGAATTCGATATTTCTACTGGGAAAAGAGGTTCTAGATATTCCCACATAGAAGAGATTATATGTAAGCTAACTGGAGCTGAAGGTGCGTTGGTGGTCAATAATAATGCTGCGGCGGTATTACTTGTTCTGAATTCAATTGCAAAGGGTAAGGAAGTAATTGTTTCTAGAGGACAACTGGTTGAAATAGGAGGCTCGTTTAGAGTACCGGAGGTAATGGAACAGGGTGGAGCTATATTAAAAGAAGTTGGAACCACCAATAAAACCCATATATCTGATTACCAGAATAATATAGACGAAGAAACTGCTGCTTTATTAAAGGTGCATACAAGCAATTATAAAATATTAGGATTTACTAAAGAAGTAGATGTTGAAGAAATGGCGTCGGTAGGGAAAAAATACAATATACCTGTTATTGAAGATATAGGCAGTGGGACACTAGTGGATCTATCAAAATATGGTTTAGCATATGAACCTACAGTCCTAGAAAGCTTATCAAAGGGTGCAGATATAGTTACATTTAGTGGGGACAAGCTTTTAGGAGGACCTCAGGCTGGTATAATTGTTGGAAAGAAAAAGTATATAGAAAAGATGAAAAAAAATCAACTTACAAGAGCTTTGAGAGTTGATAAAATGACATTAACAGCCCTAGAAGCGACATTCAGATTGTATTTAGATGAGGATATGGCCTTAAAACACATTCCTACTTTAAGAATGTTGACAATGGATATAAATGAAATAAAAGAAAAGGCTGAGGCCCTATATAGAAAAATTGTAGAATATACAGATGAAATTTCGGCTGAAATTAAGGAGGGATATTCACAAGTGGGTGGAGGAGCAATGCCTTTAGAAGATTTACCGACTTACTTAATTTCACTTGAGACAAAGATATTAAGTTCAAAGAGACTTGAGGAGTTCCTTAGGGGAAATGATTTGCCCATAATCTGTAGAATAAACGATGATAGAGTACTATTAGATGTTAGAACCATAAAAGAAGAGGAATTTGAAGTTATTGCTAAAGCTCTTAAGAATTTTGAAAATAGGAGGCAAAAATGA
- the selB gene encoding selenocysteine-specific translation elongation factor — MKNIIIGTAGHIDHGKTTLIKALTGIETDRLKEEKKRGITIELGFAFFDLPNGKKAGIVDVPGHERFIKNMLAGVSGIDLVLLVIAADEGVMPQTQEHLDILSILDVEKGIIVLTKCDLVDDEWVKLVKEDLNERVKGTFLENAPVVPVSSIEGIGLDKLKEYITRYTEEVPEKNVSEPLRLPIDRVFTMSGFGTIVTGTLIEGTVDEKQALTIYPKGLEARVRNIQVHGNSVSKAYAGQRVAINLTGIKKEDISRGDILADEHTMKSTMIIDVKLNLLKSSNRKIEHWSRLRFYHGTKEILCRVALLDREELNPGESCYAQLRLEEETACKYNDRFVVRFYSPLETIGGGVVLDPNAVKHKRANEDVISELEAKSEGNKDTIIETALKKFSSEFPNIKFVSVQTGLSERIVEKAYEVFTKQKIAIEFSNGRYVHRDFIEQAEEQLTSFLSKFHKKHSLKPGVPKEEIRSRFFKNTKGKLFDEIMDIYEKNDILKVFGDTVALKGFEVQLSKEQTALKDKILKIYKDDEFKPPVVKDVFKMVNIGEKDKAIIEVMLSMGLLIKVNEDILFETEAYNKAKKLLIDYFAENKDIALGDYRNILDTSRKYVVPLLEHFDSIKLTKRVGDKRVLYC, encoded by the coding sequence ATGAAGAATATTATAATTGGTACTGCAGGACATATTGACCATGGTAAGACAACTTTAATTAAAGCACTTACTGGGATAGAGACGGATAGACTAAAGGAAGAAAAGAAAAGAGGAATCACCATCGAACTTGGATTTGCTTTCTTTGATCTACCAAATGGAAAAAAAGCAGGAATTGTGGATGTTCCAGGTCATGAACGATTCATCAAAAATATGCTTGCAGGGGTTAGTGGAATAGATTTAGTATTACTTGTAATCGCTGCAGATGAAGGCGTTATGCCCCAAACTCAAGAGCATCTAGATATATTATCTATCCTAGATGTAGAAAAAGGAATTATTGTGCTAACAAAGTGTGATCTAGTAGATGATGAATGGGTAAAGCTTGTAAAGGAAGATTTGAATGAAAGGGTGAAAGGAACATTTTTAGAGAATGCTCCAGTAGTTCCCGTTTCGTCCATTGAAGGAATAGGTCTTGACAAGCTAAAGGAGTATATTACACGTTACACTGAAGAAGTACCTGAAAAAAATGTCTCTGAGCCCCTAAGGCTTCCTATAGATAGGGTATTTACAATGTCTGGGTTCGGAACAATAGTAACGGGCACATTGATTGAAGGAACAGTAGATGAAAAGCAGGCTCTTACCATATATCCTAAGGGACTGGAAGCGAGGGTAAGGAATATTCAAGTACATGGAAATTCTGTTTCTAAAGCTTATGCTGGACAAAGGGTGGCAATAAACTTAACTGGTATTAAGAAAGAAGATATATCTAGGGGAGATATATTAGCAGATGAGCATACCATGAAGAGTACAATGATAATCGATGTTAAGTTAAACCTACTAAAAAGCTCTAATAGAAAAATAGAGCATTGGAGCAGATTGAGATTTTATCATGGAACTAAAGAAATATTATGTAGGGTGGCACTTCTTGACAGGGAGGAGTTAAATCCTGGTGAAAGCTGCTATGCCCAATTAAGATTAGAAGAGGAAACAGCCTGTAAATATAACGATAGATTTGTTGTAAGATTCTATTCTCCCCTTGAAACTATTGGGGGAGGAGTTGTTTTAGATCCTAATGCAGTAAAACACAAAAGGGCTAATGAAGATGTGATTAGTGAATTAGAGGCTAAAAGTGAAGGAAACAAGGATACCATAATTGAGACGGCTTTGAAAAAATTTAGTAGCGAGTTTCCAAATATAAAATTTGTTTCTGTACAAACTGGATTGTCAGAGAGAATAGTTGAAAAGGCTTATGAAGTCTTTACTAAACAAAAAATAGCCATAGAATTTTCAAACGGAAGGTATGTTCATAGAGATTTTATTGAACAAGCTGAAGAACAGCTTACTAGCTTTCTTTCTAAGTTCCATAAAAAACATTCTTTAAAACCAGGTGTTCCTAAAGAGGAAATAAGGAGTAGATTCTTTAAAAACACTAAGGGTAAGCTTTTCGATGAAATAATGGATATTTATGAAAAAAATGATATATTAAAGGTCTTTGGGGACACAGTAGCTTTAAAGGGATTTGAAGTTCAGTTGTCAAAGGAGCAAACTGCTTTAAAGGATAAAATACTTAAGATATATAAAGATGATGAATTTAAACCTCCTGTGGTGAAGGATGTTTTTAAAATGGTTAATATTGGGGAAAAGGACAAAGCTATTATTGAAGTTATGCTAAGTATGGGTCTGTTAATCAAAGTTAACGAAGATATTTTATTTGAAACAGAAGCCTATAATAAAGCAAAAAAGCTTTTAATAGATTACTTTGCAGAAAATAAAGATATAGCCTTAGGAGACTATCGTAATATTTTAGATACATCAAGAAAATATGTAGTACCTCTTTTAGAACATTTCGACTCCATAAAGCTGACTAAACGTGTTGGGGATAAAAGAGTTTTATATTGTTAG
- the selD gene encoding selenide, water dikinase SelD, with protein MKDLKNKRLTELSSSSGUAAKIGPETLAQVLCQLPPVESDRLLVGLDTSDDAAVYKLNDDTALIQTLDFFTPVVDDPYVFGQIAAANSLSDVYAMGGKPILALNIVCFPTCLSMDILAEILKGGSDKVKEAGALLVGGHTVDDNEPKYGLSVTGTVNPDKVLSNSNAKPGDILILTKPIGVGILNTAIKADMLDEPIQKKAIDAMISLNDIAAEGMAMTKVNSCTDITGFGFLGHAFEMAKGSDVSIIIDSEAVPVIEGAIENAQMGLVPAGAYRNEAFIGDNVKYENDIPVYMKDILFDPQTSGGLLISIEKEKADILLEYYDKNLKTEFSIVGEVTEKQENYLIVR; from the coding sequence TCTGTGTCAGCTACCACCAGTTGAAAGTGATAGGCTATTAGTTGGACTAGATACATCCGACGATGCTGCCGTATATAAGCTAAACGATGATACGGCTTTAATACAAACTCTGGATTTCTTTACACCGGTAGTAGATGATCCCTATGTTTTTGGACAAATAGCTGCCGCTAACTCATTAAGTGATGTTTATGCAATGGGAGGCAAACCAATTTTGGCTTTAAATATAGTATGCTTTCCTACATGCCTATCTATGGATATATTGGCAGAGATATTAAAGGGAGGAAGCGATAAGGTAAAGGAAGCAGGAGCCCTATTAGTAGGGGGTCACACTGTGGATGATAATGAGCCTAAGTATGGCTTGTCTGTGACTGGTACTGTCAACCCCGATAAGGTTTTAAGTAATTCAAATGCAAAGCCTGGAGATATATTAATATTGACTAAGCCTATAGGGGTTGGAATATTGAATACAGCTATAAAGGCTGATATGCTTGATGAACCCATACAAAAAAAGGCAATAGATGCAATGATAAGCTTAAATGATATTGCAGCTGAGGGAATGGCCATGACTAAGGTGAATTCATGCACAGATATCACAGGTTTTGGATTTTTAGGTCACGCCTTTGAGATGGCAAAGGGAAGTGATGTATCAATAATAATAGACTCAGAAGCCGTACCTGTTATTGAAGGGGCTATAGAAAATGCTCAAATGGGTTTAGTTCCTGCAGGTGCATATAGGAACGAAGCTTTTATAGGGGATAATGTAAAGTATGAAAATGATATACCTGTTTACATGAAGGATATTCTATTCGATCCCCAGACGTCAGGGGGATTGCTCATTTCTATTGAAAAAGAAAAGGCAGATATTTTATTAGAGTATTACGACAAAAATCTAAAAACAGAATTTAGTATTGTTGGCGAAGTAACAGAGAAACAGGAAAATTACTTAATAGTAAGATAA